From the genome of Hydrogenophaga sp. BPS33:
ACTTTCCAGCCGTCGCCGAGGATGGATTCGATCTTCTTCACCTTGTTGGGGCTTTCCACGACCATGAGCTTCATCGTGTACCCCCTCAGAAGACGATGGCCGAGCGCGCCGGCTGCGCCGGTTGCTCGCCCTGGCTGGCCTTCGCGTCATCCTTGGCGACAGTCAGATCCGCCGCGGCGGATGCGCCTGTCACCACGGGCTTGAGCTGCGCGGGCGCTTCGCTCGCCCGGCGCAGCAGCACCGGGGCATGATCGGCAGGCGGCCCATCGCTCGCGCCCTGGGCCGTCACCTTGACCGGCCCGGAGCCGGCCGCCGTCACGCGCTGCGGGCGTGCTGCACCCGGCGCGATCGACGGAACGACCGGGATCGGCTTTGCCTCGACGTTGGCTTGCGCCAAGACCTTTTGCACATACGACGGCTCGCCGGCCTTGTCAGGCCGGAAGCCGCGCGTGAAGTTGCCCGAGTAGTAGCAGGAGAAGGCCGAGTGCAGCGCCCGTTGCCGGTCGCCCTCGGTGCGGGGCAAAGCCCGCGTGTAGCAGTCTTCGAGAATCTTCGAGCCGACGCGGATGTTCGCGCACGGCTCGAAGGCTTCTTCGTAGGTTAGGGAGTATTTCGGCAGGTTGTAGCGGTTGACCTGGGCAACCCCTACCGAGAAGTTCCAGCCAGCGGCTTCAAGAGCCTTGGCCGTCGCAACAGCTTCCGCTTGCGACTTGGGTTGACGTTGGAGCCTTCCGCCCACCACGCCGATGGCGTAGGGGTTGAAGCTCGATTCGACTTGCACGACGGCCGCCATCGTCTGCGGGGCCACCGTAGGGGCGCATTGCTGCGCCAAGACCATGAAATCCAGCATGTAACCGACTCCCTTTAGCGAGGAAACGGCTACCAATATACCATATTTTGGTCAGTGTTCACCCCCTTTTTTGGTCTTGCGCGCGGTGCGTGCCGGCTTCGCCTTCGAGCTTTGCGCCGGCTTGGCCGACTTCGGTCGCGGCGGCAGTTCCTGGTTGCGAAACAGCTCGAAGCTATCGGTCGGATAAGCCTCGCGCAGATGATCGTTCATACGTTTCAAGTCCTTGAAAACCTTCGGCATGTTCCGGTCGCGTCGGGTTGTCAAATACCACTCTTTTCCCTCAGCCCACTTCAAGAGAACGACGACATAGAAGCCCACTGGCGTTTCCATCACCTTGAGCTTGTCAAGGGTTTTTTGAAGTACGGCCAGCTCTAGATCGCCCTCCAGAATGCTGTTCTCGG
Proteins encoded in this window:
- a CDS encoding lytic transglycosylase domain-containing protein, producing the protein MLDFMVLAQQCAPTVAPQTMAAVVQVESSFNPYAIGVVGGRLQRQPKSQAEAVATAKALEAAGWNFSVGVAQVNRYNLPKYSLTYEEAFEPCANIRVGSKILEDCYTRALPRTEGDRQRALHSAFSCYYSGNFTRGFRPDKAGEPSYVQKVLAQANVEAKPIPVVPSIAPGAARPQRVTAAGSGPVKVTAQGASDGPPADHAPVLLRRASEAPAQLKPVVTGASAAADLTVAKDDAKASQGEQPAQPARSAIVF